A window of the Lusitaniella coriacea LEGE 07157 genome harbors these coding sequences:
- a CDS encoding aldehyde dehydrogenase — protein MLTQAAPTEIIHQQRRFFQQGTTKNVEFRLKQLHQLKALIQKNQDAIAQALKDDLKKPAFEAIGSEILFSIGNIDHTIQHLRNWAKPQKVSVPLTQLPASAQIISEPLGVVLIIGPWNYPFQLLILPLVGAIAAGNCAILKPSELVPHTSKLVADLIAKNFDPGFLSVVEGGKEIAQDLLKEKFDHIFFTGGTQVGKIIMQAAAEHLTPVTLELGGKSPCIIEPDADIATTARRITWSKFINSGQSCIAPDYLLVHQKIKGLLLAELKISIQEFYGENPEKSPDYARIISENHFQRLCQLLNPDKIVFGGKTNADERYIAPTIMDGVSWEDKVMEDEIFGPILPLLTYSDLGGAIAQINTRPKPLALYLFTDNKSTQQRILKETSSGGVCINDAMVQCVCEELPFGGVGNSGIGAYHGKFSFDTFSHRKSVLNRWSWPDFKLRYPPYQGKGEMLKRLIK, from the coding sequence ATGCTAACCCAAGCTGCACCAACTGAAATCATTCATCAACAACGGCGTTTTTTTCAACAGGGAACGACAAAGAATGTTGAATTTCGCCTCAAACAATTACACCAGCTAAAAGCGCTGATTCAGAAAAATCAAGACGCGATCGCGCAAGCTTTAAAAGATGACCTGAAAAAACCGGCATTTGAAGCGATTGGATCGGAAATTTTATTCTCTATTGGTAACATTGACCATACGATACAACATCTCAGAAATTGGGCAAAACCCCAAAAAGTTTCCGTTCCTTTAACACAACTTCCCGCTTCCGCTCAAATTATTTCCGAACCCTTGGGAGTTGTTTTAATTATTGGCCCTTGGAATTATCCCTTTCAACTTCTTATTCTCCCTCTTGTGGGCGCGATCGCGGCGGGAAACTGTGCAATCCTCAAACCCTCTGAACTTGTGCCACACACCTCAAAACTCGTTGCGGATTTAATCGCTAAAAACTTCGATCCAGGTTTTTTAAGTGTTGTTGAAGGAGGGAAAGAAATCGCTCAAGATTTACTCAAAGAAAAATTCGACCACATCTTTTTCACAGGAGGAACTCAAGTTGGCAAAATCATCATGCAAGCTGCGGCCGAACACCTAACGCCAGTTACTTTAGAACTCGGCGGGAAAAGCCCTTGTATCATCGAACCCGATGCAGATATTGCCACAACAGCCCGACGAATTACTTGGAGTAAATTTATTAATTCCGGTCAGAGTTGTATTGCCCCGGATTACTTATTGGTTCACCAGAAAATCAAAGGGTTATTACTCGCAGAACTCAAAATATCCATTCAAGAATTTTACGGCGAAAACCCCGAAAAAAGTCCCGATTACGCTCGGATTATTAGCGAAAACCATTTTCAACGTCTGTGCCAACTTTTAAATCCCGATAAGATTGTTTTTGGGGGCAAAACTAATGCAGACGAGCGCTATATTGCACCCACAATTATGGATGGGGTAAGTTGGGAAGATAAGGTCATGGAAGATGAGATATTCGGCCCTATTTTGCCCCTCTTAACCTACAGCGATTTAGGGGGCGCGATCGCGCAAATTAATACTCGCCCCAAACCCCTTGCCCTTTACCTCTTTACCGACAATAAATCCACACAACAGCGCATCTTAAAAGAAACCTCTTCCGGTGGCGTTTGTATCAACGACGCGATGGTTCAATGCGTTTGTGAAGAACTTCCTTTTGGAGGCGTTGGCAATAGCGGAATCGGAGCATATCACGGTAAATTTAGTTTCGACACCTTCTCTCATCGAAAAAGCGTTCTCAATCGTTGGTCTTGGCCTGACTTCAAATTAAGATATCCTCCTTATCAGGGAAAAGGGGAAATGCTCAAACGGCTGATAAAATAA
- a CDS encoding 3'-5' exonuclease, with protein sequence MELNTYDYFMVLDLEATCCDRKTIRRNEMEIIEIGAVMVEAKNLTAKSEFQTFVKPIRYPILTEFCKQLTSITQEQVDRAPLYPEAVELFQKWMFQYSNFIFGSWGDYDRKQIEQDSRLYNIPYPIACPHINLKQLFTTNQKLSRRYGMAQALELAEIELEGTHHRGIDDARNITQLLPYILGREILNSESK encoded by the coding sequence ATGGAACTCAATACCTACGATTATTTTATGGTTCTCGATTTAGAAGCAACTTGCTGCGATCGTAAAACCATTCGTCGTAATGAAATGGAAATCATTGAAATTGGCGCGGTGATGGTTGAAGCAAAAAATCTCACTGCAAAGAGCGAGTTTCAAACTTTTGTGAAACCAATTCGCTATCCCATTCTTACGGAATTTTGCAAGCAATTAACTTCAATTACCCAAGAACAAGTCGATCGCGCGCCTTTATATCCGGAAGCTGTAGAACTGTTTCAAAAATGGATGTTTCAATATTCAAATTTTATTTTTGGATCTTGGGGAGATTACGATCGCAAGCAAATCGAACAAGATAGCCGTTTGTATAATATTCCCTACCCAATCGCGTGTCCTCACATTAACCTGAAGCAATTGTTTACAACGAATCAGAAATTGAGCAGACGCTATGGCATGGCTCAAGCTTTGGAGTTAGCTGAAATTGAGTTAGAAGGAACGCACCATCGAGGGATCGACGATGCGCGAAATATTACACAATTGCTGCCTTATATTTTGGGTAGAGAAATTCTCAATTCAGAGTCAAAATAG
- a CDS encoding alkaline phosphatase family protein: MKNHVIAIGLDAADPILLETWMSQGHLKNLQKLRQQGGYGRLTNMEYYKAETPWTTFLTGCLPQKTGYWSPFKFQEGTYEVESVEAYSFNEYQPFYALGDDYRVAVFDMPQSTLADKANGSQVLAWGAHSPQTPSHSQPETLLKDINHRYGKHPALHRDHGDWWDEGYLNRLENALKTGLQKRVGICKDLLEQEQWNLFLTIFGETHSAGHDLWYLSQPDHPLYPHRRVQKDSMLEVFEAADRALGEILADVPEDTYVVVFSVHGSGNNTTDVSSMFLLPEFLYRWSFPGQVAIAPGKPGTPPPPLELNPKRKTWTGEIWQRKHDANPIKRFLRRQLPSKFHPYLDRIFGAPKEDLLSPDQLREQDHAIFWQPTMWYSSFWSKMKAFAIPSFSEGYIRINLEGREPQGIVKPEEYDAVCEELTQELYRLVNPRTGESVVKKVVRTRQSADDRDPKLPDADLVVVWQETPADVVDHPTCGRIGPVPYRRTGSHRDRGFWIARGPQIEPGSTLPQGHGVDLSPTLLELMGAPIPEYMDGKPLLKQTAVTPTS; encoded by the coding sequence ATGAAAAATCACGTTATTGCCATTGGTTTGGATGCCGCAGACCCCATTTTACTCGAAACGTGGATGTCTCAAGGACATCTAAAAAACCTGCAAAAGCTTCGCCAGCAGGGAGGATACGGTCGCTTAACCAACATGGAATATTACAAAGCCGAAACCCCCTGGACGACCTTTTTAACCGGATGTTTGCCCCAGAAAACGGGCTATTGGTCGCCCTTTAAATTCCAGGAAGGAACCTACGAAGTTGAAAGCGTCGAAGCTTACTCTTTTAATGAATATCAGCCCTTTTACGCCCTAGGGGATGACTATCGCGTCGCGGTTTTTGATATGCCCCAATCCACCCTAGCTGACAAGGCTAACGGATCGCAGGTTCTAGCCTGGGGCGCGCATTCTCCCCAAACCCCCAGCCATTCCCAACCGGAAACCCTCCTAAAAGATATCAATCATCGCTACGGCAAGCATCCCGCCCTACATCGGGATCACGGCGATTGGTGGGATGAGGGCTATCTCAATCGCTTGGAAAACGCCTTAAAGACCGGATTGCAAAAGCGGGTTGGCATTTGCAAAGACTTGCTGGAACAGGAACAGTGGAACCTGTTTTTAACAATTTTCGGCGAAACCCACTCTGCCGGACACGATCTTTGGTACCTCAGTCAACCGGATCATCCCCTCTATCCCCACCGGCGAGTTCAAAAAGATTCCATGCTGGAGGTCTTTGAAGCGGCGGATCGCGCCTTGGGCGAAATTTTAGCGGATGTACCGGAAGATACCTATGTGGTCGTATTTTCCGTTCACGGTAGCGGTAATAATACAACGGATGTGAGTAGTATGTTTTTGTTGCCGGAATTTCTCTATCGTTGGAGTTTTCCCGGTCAAGTCGCGATCGCGCCAGGAAAACCCGGAACTCCGCCTCCTCCCCTAGAACTCAATCCCAAGCGGAAAACTTGGACGGGAGAAATTTGGCAGCGCAAACACGATGCCAACCCCATTAAACGCTTTCTCCGCCGTCAATTACCCAGCAAATTTCACCCCTATCTCGACCGAATTTTTGGCGCGCCAAAAGAAGACCTTCTCTCCCCCGATCAACTCCGCGAACAAGATCATGCAATCTTCTGGCAACCTACTATGTGGTACAGTTCCTTCTGGTCGAAGATGAAAGCCTTTGCCATTCCCAGCTTCTCCGAAGGATATATCCGCATCAACCTCGAAGGACGGGAACCCCAAGGGATTGTTAAACCGGAAGAGTACGATGCAGTGTGCGAAGAGTTAACCCAAGAATTGTATCGATTGGTCAATCCCCGTACTGGAGAATCCGTCGTAAAAAAAGTCGTTCGGACTCGCCAATCTGCTGACGATCGCGATCCCAAACTTCCCGATGCGGATTTAGTCGTTGTTTGGCAAGAAACCCCTGCTGATGTCGTCGATCATCCCACCTGCGGGCGCATTGGACCTGTACCTTATCGTCGCACCGGAAGTCACCGCGATCGCGGATTTTGGATCGCGCGGGGTCCACAGATCGAACCCGGTTCCACCCTTCCCCAAGGTCACGGAGTCGATTTATCCCCCACTCTACTAGAGTTAATGGGCGCACCCATCCCAGAATATATGGACGGTAAGCCTTTACTTAAGCAGACTGCGGTGACACCTACTTCGTAA
- a CDS encoding glycosyltransferase family 2 protein, whose product MTYIEVDFPIPFDLETKRLDKYRKQFTGLNYARKLNPSHIMTVDADDCVSRHLVEFVEQHPEQNGWFIDRGYVYREGRKSIFYKRKNFNQWCGTCNILRSDLHTYVESTELDFIDYRQFYTGHHRVALKMEANETPIKPLPFPGVIYIISHQDNLSNEQPKPGNSDALVKFTNPLSLCKKVLLNYRFLTLSIRDKFGLYNLSSSQKKTEDN is encoded by the coding sequence GTGACATATATTGAAGTGGACTTTCCCATTCCTTTTGATTTAGAAACTAAGCGCTTAGACAAGTATCGCAAACAATTTACGGGACTAAATTATGCTCGAAAGCTTAATCCCTCTCATATAATGACTGTCGATGCAGATGATTGCGTCAGCAGGCATCTTGTCGAATTTGTCGAACAACATCCCGAACAAAATGGATGGTTCATCGATCGCGGTTATGTGTACCGAGAAGGACGGAAATCCATTTTTTATAAAAGGAAAAATTTCAATCAATGGTGTGGTACGTGTAATATTCTCCGAAGCGACTTACACACCTATGTTGAAAGCACAGAATTAGACTTTATAGATTATCGTCAGTTTTATACAGGTCATCATCGTGTTGCTCTGAAAATGGAAGCCAATGAAACTCCCATTAAACCTTTGCCATTTCCTGGTGTAATATACATCATATCTCATCAAGACAATCTCAGTAACGAACAACCAAAACCTGGAAACAGTGACGCTTTAGTTAAATTCACAAATCCACTTTCTTTATGCAAAAAAGTATTATTGAATTATCGATTTTTAACACTATCGATTCGAGATAAATTTGGGTTGTATAATCTGAGTTCGAGTCAAAAAAAGACTGAGGATAATTGA
- a CDS encoding glycosyltransferase family 39 protein, with protein MELRLPPKRILWLLISLLLLGIFFRFVNIDRKVYWHDEVYTSLRINGYNGDRAVEELFNGQVITTEEVLRFQRPSPDKGFGDALARLIEHPEHPPLYYAIAHFWTRIFGGSIAATRSLSAVISLFVFPALYWLCWELFQHPTVGWYAVALMSVSPFYVLYAQEARQYSLWTLVTLIASTSLLRAIRLQTWKNWVLYGCAIALNFYTFLLSIWFAFSCTIYVLAIERFRLTKISIRFFLSSFSGLLLFSPWLFVIFRNYVQFQDKTAWTKTKEPLTFLSTLWGLHLNSVFVDLGFDLYSIFSYIFTFIFIILLGYAIFLLYCHTPRKIWWFVIPLIALPALGLILPDLLRGGRASSASRYFIPAYIGIQIAIAHLFSTKIQSSKNIERKTWSILFAILISLGITSCSIVSSKYTWWNKVISYHNAEIAEIINQTERPLVVSDDYEINTGNLISLTHKLDPKVKLLFVKRPNLPQIPQQFNPIFLYNPSPELLKALQTEKKFAIELVPDRGYPIWKLTPISHSTLERRRHFTNS; from the coding sequence ATGGAACTCCGCTTGCCGCCAAAACGAATCTTATGGCTTTTAATTAGCCTATTACTATTAGGAATCTTTTTTCGCTTTGTCAATATCGATCGTAAAGTGTATTGGCACGATGAAGTTTATACCTCGTTGCGGATTAATGGGTACAATGGCGATCGCGCGGTTGAAGAACTGTTTAACGGTCAGGTTATCACGACGGAAGAGGTCTTAAGGTTCCAGCGTCCCAGTCCTGACAAGGGTTTTGGCGATGCGTTGGCGAGGCTAATCGAACATCCGGAACACCCGCCTTTATATTACGCGATCGCGCACTTTTGGACGCGCATTTTTGGGGGTTCCATCGCCGCCACGCGCAGTCTTTCTGCTGTTATTAGTTTATTCGTCTTTCCGGCACTCTATTGGCTTTGTTGGGAGCTTTTTCAACACCCTACTGTAGGGTGGTATGCGGTTGCCTTAATGAGTGTTTCTCCGTTCTACGTTCTTTACGCTCAAGAAGCACGACAATATAGTTTGTGGACGCTGGTTACGCTAATTGCAAGTACTTCCCTGTTACGAGCTATTCGACTGCAAACTTGGAAAAATTGGGTTTTGTATGGGTGCGCGATCGCGCTCAACTTTTACACCTTTCTCCTTTCAATTTGGTTTGCTTTCAGTTGCACGATCTATGTCCTTGCCATTGAAAGATTTCGTTTAACAAAAATAAGCATTCGATTCTTCCTCTCATCCTTTTCAGGACTGCTTTTATTCTCTCCCTGGCTTTTCGTTATTTTTAGAAATTACGTCCAATTTCAAGACAAAACAGCTTGGACAAAGACGAAAGAACCTCTCACCTTTCTTTCCACACTTTGGGGTTTACATCTCAATAGTGTATTTGTCGATCTGGGATTTGATTTATACAGTATTTTTAGCTATATTTTCACATTTATTTTTATTATTCTTTTAGGCTATGCAATTTTCCTTCTTTACTGCCATACACCTAGAAAAATTTGGTGGTTTGTTATCCCCTTAATTGCTCTCCCCGCGTTAGGGTTAATTCTTCCCGATCTTTTGCGAGGTGGAAGAGCCTCTAGTGCAAGCCGCTACTTTATTCCCGCCTATATTGGCATACAAATCGCGATCGCGCACTTATTTTCTACTAAGATACAGAGTTCTAAAAATATAGAGCGTAAAACTTGGTCAATTCTTTTTGCAATTTTAATTTCCTTGGGTATCACTTCCTGCTCTATTGTTTCCTCAAAATATACTTGGTGGAATAAAGTGATTAGCTATCACAACGCAGAAATTGCTGAAATCATCAATCAAACTGAGCGCCCTCTAGTCGTTAGTGATGACTATGAAATTAATACGGGAAATTTAATTTCCTTAACCCATAAACTCGATCCAAAAGTTAAACTATTATTCGTAAAGCGCCCCAATCTTCCTCAAATTCCGCAACAATTCAATCCAATCTTTTTATACAACCCTTCCCCTGAATTACTCAAAGCCCTTCAAACAGAAAAAAAATTCGCAATCGAACTCGTTCCCGATCGCGGTTATCCCATTTGGAAGCTTACACCCATTAGCCACTCTACTTTAGAGAGAAGAAGGCATTTTACCAATTCTTAA